Genomic DNA from Candidozyma auris chromosome 1, complete sequence:
TCCTGAAAGTGGCGAAGGATATGCCTTCAGGGCAAGAAATGAATAAAATTACTAGTGAGAGTCTCACCGCAGGTGAACAAGAACGAAATGTGTCCGGAAGGTCTAGGAATATCAGCGCAGAAAGGTCGAAGCCCTTGAAAAACTACGGCGAACCAAATGCGGATTCTGAGAATTTGAGCGTTGAGGCAGCCAGTACTTGTATGCCAAAACTTTTCTTGCTCAGCTTATTTCATAAATtgggaaagaagaagaggaaaacACCACGGAAAAGTGTTCCTGCTGATATTCGTGTCAAAGAGagtgagaagaaagttccCGGAACGGAAAACCCATGTGGAAAGAAGCAGGTGTACGAAAGTATCTACAAGCCTGTTCCTACTTTACGAGAAAGTTCTATATCGTCAGCGCCTGTCTCTGAACGTGAGCCTCAGCATAGGAGCCTCTCGACCAACACTGGAAGCTCGTCTCATTATACCAATACTTCCTTACAGGTGCAATCCAACTTCCAATTCCCTCCCGGCCCTGCTGTGGAGAATGCAATCACAGATGGGTCCCATAGCAAGCCAGCGACCTTGCCGGTAAAGCGTGTTGTTTCTACTGTACATGAAGAAGGTCAAATTCCGGACGACCAATTGCCTAATACAACTATCACAGACATTAATCTGTCTGACATCGAAAAGAATGATGTTATGCTCGATACAGTGGTTGACCGTGTTTTGGAAAGCAAGGAAGCTGCTCCTCAGTCCCCACAGTATAGAGTCACTCAAgggaagaagttgttttcTGAGAGCGGAATTCCATcgaaaccaaagaagagagttTTCCTGAGTCAAGACATTGCGAATGCATTGGAACAGATCAATGCAGCTGGAATATCTCCAGAAACGTACGCAAAGTACAAAAAATATGAGGAACTACCTACCGTCGATTTTTACAGTGACGGGGAGGCAAACTGGATAACTATCACAAGGGAGGATTCTTCCAATTTGGCAAGAGAAGTACGAGCCatgaaggaggaagccAATATGGACACATTGGATGTGATTGACGTTGGCAATGCCGGATCTCCGTTGAGAATGACTCCACAGAAAATACGCTACAACACCAGTGATGGTACCATTTCAAGCACTGATAATGATGGCATCGACGAGAATTTAAGTCAAGACACAGTCAAACTTCAGCCACCTCAACCACCAGCTCATAACGTTCTTCCTACAGAAGAGTCTCAAGAGTCCCTTAGCTCATTCCAATACATGAGTGAGTTTGGAAGAAAGTTGGATGAGGGTTTCCATCTTGAGGATCTGTGGGACCAGAGGTCTTTGCCGTTTACTGTAGACACCTTGGTCgtggaagaaaaggaggagCCAGAGAACAAGTCCACCTCTGACATGCATTCGCTTACCGTCTCATCAGAAGAGTACTTCTCGCCAGAAGAGTACATGAGTGCATTAAAAAGTGAGCTTTTTCCCGAGGAAGTAGATGTTGGCCACACCTTAACCCTGTCTTCAAGTGAGAAGACACTTATGAATGTTGCAAGGGAGTTTGAGAAGGCAGATGACGACAACGGATTTCAAATAAAGTTCGATTCGGTCGCCTATCTTTCGGATATTCTTAATGGCACCGTCAAGATCTAATCGACTACTAATATACGTTAATGACCTAATAGACACTGGATGTTTTATAAATATTTTATGTAGCCTCCAAGGAAAAGATCCACAAAGCTGCTTATTTctgcaaaagcttctttaCCTCAGCAGCAATGGCATCGCCCACTTCCTGAGTGGAACTTGAGCCCTTCAAATCTGCGGTTCGAATACCAGAGTCCAAAACGTTACGAACAGCCTTCTCCAAGGCCTCTGCCTCTCTGAGGCAGTCTAATGACAAGCGCAACATCATAGCGGCCGACAAAATCGTGGCGACAGGGTTGACCTTGTTTTCTGGTAAGTCCGGAGCCGAACCGTGGCATGGTTCGTACAAACCAAACGCCTTATTTGTATCTGGTAATGAAGCCAAAGATGCAGAAGGTAAAAGACCCAAGGAGCCAGGGATCACGGAAGCCTCGTCGGAAATAATATCACCAAACATGTTTGACGTGATCACAACACCGTTCAATTTAGTTGGGCTCTGCACCAAAATCATGGCAGCAGAGTCAATGAGCTGGTGGTTGATGGTCAATTGAGGGAACTCCTCGCTCATCACCTTGTCGACCGTCTTTCTCCACAATCTAGATGAGGCAAGCACGTTGGCCTTGTCTAAGGACCAGATGGGCAAAGGAGGGTTGTGCTGCAAAGCCATGAAGGCAGCCATTCTGGTGATTCTTTCAACTTCAGAGACACTGTACTTCTCGGTGTCCCAAGCGCTCTGACCGTCGGCAGACTCTTCCTGTTCTTGTCTCTCACCAAAGTAGATACCACCGACCAATTCACGCACCACGGTGAAATTGGTTCCTTTGACAACACTGGCCTTCAATGGAGAAAGGTCCAAAAGCGAGTCAGATGCAAAGTTGCAAGGTCTCAAGTTCGCATAAAGGCCCAATTCCTTTCtgatcttgagaagacCCTGCTCTGGTCTAACGGCACCAGTACCCCATTTGGGGCCACCAACGGCTCCCAACAAGACAGCGTCTGACTTTTTGGCAGCCTCGAGGGCTTCATCGGGCAAAGGCACTCCGGTCTTGTCAATGGCTGCACCACCAATTAGATgggttgaaaaattgaatttgataTCTTGAGACGTTGCTTCCTCAATGGCTTTCAAAACCTTGACGGCCTCGTTTACAACCTCGGTGCCCACGTGGTCACcaggaagaagaacaatATTTTTCTGAACCATTTGAAAATAGGGTAGTAAAGTTGGTGATATGTGTCCGCCGTGGATATCACTTCATATATAGGTGCGAGAATCAACGGCCGGAAACGGCGCCGGCACCGGGGGTCGCGACTAACTACTATAACATACTTCTGAACGTGAAAGCTGTGCAATCATCACTATAGACAAATCAAAACATAAAACTCCGCTGTCAACAGGCCTGGGGCCCTTGTGTCTTTCGTCTCATCATACCCATGTAGAACGTGTATATCGCTGGATTTATAGCGTCAGTGGCTTTAATGGCCACTCCACTCAATGGTGTTCAAGTCAATACCTTCTTGCACCATCTCCCACAATGGAGacatctttctcaagaagtcaACTCTTTCGTTGATGGCACGCACAACGTAGTCAATTTCTGCCTCAGTGGTGAAACGGCCAATACCAAATCTGATGGAAGAGTGGGCCAAGGCATCGTCAGCACCCAAAGCATGCAACACGTATGAGGGTTCCAAAGATGCAGATGTACAAGCAGAACCTGACGAAAGAGCAATGTCTTTCAAAGCCATGAGCAATGACTCACCTTCAATGTATGCAAAAGAAACATTCACACAGCCAGCATACTGCTTGCTTGGGTCAGACAAGACTCCGTTGAATTGGGTCTCTGGGATGGACAACAAgcccttcttcaacttctccgAGAGTCTCTTGATGTAGGCCTGGTCGTAAGCCATATCCTTTTTCATAAGTCTGGCAGCCTCACCGAAACCACACACCAAAGGTGGCGCCAATGTACCTGATCTCAATCCTCTCTCCTGACCACCACCAGTGATGATCGGATCCAATCTCACTCTTGGACGTCTTCTCACGTAGCACGCGCCAATGCCCTTGGGCCCGTAAATCTTATGAGAAGAAATGGACAACATGTCGATGTTCATCTCGTTGACATCAATTGGAATCTTTCCGTACGCCTGGACTGCATCGGTATGGAAAAACACCTTGTTCTCTCTGCAAATTTTACCAATTTCCTTAAGCGGCTGGATCACACCGATTTCGTTATTAACAGCCATCACGGACACAAGGGCAGTGTCCTTTCTGAtagccttcttcaaatcctcCAAGTTGATTAACCCTTCGTTGTTAACTGGCAAATAGGTCACTTCGAAACCCTCGTCTTGCATATGTCTTGCTGAGTCCAAAACACACTTGTGCTCTGTCTGTGTTGTGATGATgtgtttctttgtcttcttgtAGAATCTAGGCACACCTTTGATGCACATGTTGTTCGACTCGGTCGCACCAGACGTGAATATGATTTCCTTTGGATCAGCGTTTATCAACTCAGCAACATGGCTACGGGCTTTTTCCACCTCCTTCTCAGTCTCCCATCCGTAAGCGTGGGTAGAAGAATGAGGATTTCCGTATAAACCCGTGTAAAACTGTAACATCTTGTCCAACACACGAGGATCCGTTGGAGTCGTAGCTTGCACGTCCAAATAAATGGGTCTTGTACCGAATTTGGAATCATCTCTCGTTGCCAGCTTCAACGATATCAGAGAACCTTCAGGAGCAACCGCCACTTCTGGAGGAGTCGGAACCGCTGTGGCTAACGAACGAGCTGTGGAGCGAGCTGGGACGCTTGTGGAGAGAGACCTGACGGCCTTCAAGGCAAGCCTTGAACGTCTTATATTCGACAACATATTGTGATGTGCTGTTGATgagtaaaaaaaagaagtaaTATAAAGATGAGTAGAACTGAGCTGATGAAGAGTGACCCACGGTGCTTTTTTTAAtgctctttttttgttccGTTATACTAATTAGTAAGAAGTGAGagtcctttttttttgtatgCCGAGATTCAGTCCGTACGTCGTGCGATGCACACCTGATAGATTATGGAACAGAAGCTGGCAAAGGCTAAGGAAGAAGTATGTAGCAATTTGGCTAGCTTGGGAAAACAAATATCCTCCACCAACGAGTGAAATGAAGAATAAATTCTCGCCATAAAACACTTTTCAAATATCTTATTGTCCATTGCCACTCACGGATGCTCCCATGCATAcaaatttcgcagccaatatTCCGTATCTTAGTAAAAGGCTCTATCATTGCAACGTTCCGGATCTCTTCACGTACCCTTCTAGCACGGAATGAGCCAACTCGTAGCAGCCTAAAAATATGGCTCCTCCAGCACTAATCCACGCTGTCCTAGGGCCCACTCCACTGAGGAAAACCCCAAGACCTTCTTCATGGGCCATTTGCCTCACTAGAGCCACCACACCAACACGCTCCTTATGTAACATGATTCTAGTTTTGATCACATCGAGGGGAGTCGTAGCGGCTGCTGCTATGCCACCGGCAACAGAGCCACAGAGGGCTCCCTTTAATAGCGATATCGACTTCTTGTCGTAACTGGTCCAGAGCTGCTTTAGCTTCTCGTACAAGGGGAATTGGATCATCGTGAACGGAATTTCTCTTAGTATGGTAGAATTCCAACCTCTATAAAGCCCTCGAAGAGTTCCTTCTCCCagcttgttcaagagcAAGTATTTGAGGTTTGCCCACAGGGTCGCCTTGTTCCCCACCCCAATGTGTCCTGCTTGAGTTCTCTGCTTCACAATCTCAGCAGGAACACGCACAAGGCACGCAGCAATCTCTCCAGCAGAAGCAGCTAGCATGTGGCTGGCTGTTTGCGGGAGCTTATCTTTAGTTGTTGTCTTCAATGTGTCGTAGGTAACGAAGAACAAGGAAGCAGACGGAGCCGAAGCCACCACAGCAGATCCCAATCCTTTGTAAATACCATGCCAACCGCCATTAGCGAAAAACCCACCCTTGGCCTGTAGTCTGGTCTTTAAGGTGTCTATGGGAAAGAATGCGAGATCGGTACTAGTACCAGCACATCCACCGCTCTATTGTTAGTTAGCCATTGTATATTTGTGGTTTTCAATTGTGACATACgatcaatgagatcaaaaacGACGTATTGTCCATGAATTTGGTCTCGAGCTGTGGGCGTGGGTCAAAAACCTCGGAGAGTTCTTGAGGAAGTAGGTTTGGCGTCTGAGTAAAGCGAGTTTTTTCACGTTGCGACTCATGCACCAAAAATGCACCCGGAGATAATGTAGCGAGTCAGGACTAGTCAACTATTGACTTGATTACCTGGGACACACGACGAACTTATTTTTGCCAaccctttttttccttgcAAACTTTACAATGACAGaatcctttttctttgttgcaGGGATGAAACTGTCAATAAATGAGAGAAACTCTTCGTAGTCCCATTCCTTCACCATTTGgaacaactccttgattCTCGCGTGGAGgtcttttgaaagcatttcTGGATTAAGGTAGCGGATCTTGTCGCTTTGTGGACGACAGAAGTTGCCTCTAAGGAATGATAGGTCTAGTGAGGCGCTGAAAAAGGGGGGTAGACTCAGCTTCCACTTGAGCATGAACTCTTTCTCTGTGAGAAGAGAGGGTGACGCTTTCTTCATGGTCTCCACTCCAAACCACCAAGCGCATTTATTTTGGTTGAGCTTGAACCTGCTCGGAGAAGTCTCCTCCCCAAAGCGATGCAGCAAAGTAGCGACAATTTCTTTCGTAAGCTTAGTATTCTGGGATTCACATTTGGAAGCGACCTGCTGCAAATCATACTCTTCATTGGCTTTCGAAAGTGATAGGAGAATCGAGATTAGCGTATAGAGAGCGTCAGTGATGAAGTCTGTTTCCAAAAGCACGGCATATCCGTCGATGGTGCTGCCACAGAGCCCGTACCACTGCTTTTCGAAATGGGCGGCATCCACAGGAGAGTCTGCTTTCACCTGATCAATATTTTTGCTTGACTTGACATCTCCACCAGGGTACTTTGCTATGCCAGCGGTATCGATGTATCCAGACAGTTTGGTGAGTTCGTAAGTGTAGGAGAGCTGCTCAATTCCCACTAAAGAGCTGTCAGTAGTCTCAAACTTTTGCTTAAGCTTGTTCACATGAGCGtcgttcatcaagatcGTCGTGTTGGAGTGGTTTTGCTGGCGGACCGTATACGTCTCATCGTCGGTACATAAAACCAAGTGATTGTCTATGGATTTTGGCGACTTGAAGGACAAGCTTCCTTTGCCTTTCTTTATGTAGTCCACAAGATCGTCCAGGAGCTCTACAAGCTTATACGTGTAATCCTTTCGCTTCAGCGTTTGACAATACACGTTGAAAGACATGTCAGTGGTATGAATGTTGATGCGCGTTTGGTAAAGAACAGAGTACTAGAGGTTACAAGAAAAGGTGAAGCTCATActgttgaaggaagaacaTAAACATACGATATACAAACGTTGCTctatttcttcaaattgaacagGGGTTGAAGACTATAAATCGTGTACAGCATTTATGCTGGAGTTATGTGAACTATCttacattttgcagccgtttACTATAATACTGCCTTTCATCGCACAGACTATTTCCCTCGATATGGATGGCTATAGTCAAATGTCAAGATGCCTGCAAAGCATAGTTTGTGCGATCTTTCCGGTTCTTGAAATAGCTTCATTTTGAAACTTCGCCCTGTAGCACCCTCATCCACTGCTAGCCTTTCGGCTACAACAGACGAATACAGCCTAGTCTCCTCAGTGCTCTTCAGAATTCTTAGTTGAGCTCCTCGATGTGCTTGTCGATGTCAATTTCCTCCAAAGACACGTGGCCTGCCAAAGTCACTGGCTTGCTCATGTCACGCTCATACtgaatcttctccaaacgaGCACGAGGGCTCCATCCTTGCACTGGGGCCACCAACTTGAATGGGGCGATCCACTGATTTACTTCCTTAAAGTTGTCGCCCAAGCTGTAAATTTCGTGCACCAAGTCCTCCACACAGATGAAGCCGAGGTCATCGCCAAACTTGTCTTCAACGATCTGGTTGTTGTCCAACTTTGTGAAGCCGGTTTCGCTCTCAGAATCGGGAACCTCGGCTCTCTTTTGGAAGAGCTGACGCACAGAAGCAAGAGAGGGTTTGCCCACGACAATATAAGGCGACACGAGCTTCAACACAGGCATGATTGTAGGAGTAGCCTTGACAAATACACCCATGTTCTCTTCCGTCAATCTCAACACCTGGAACACCGCTCTGGCCTTTTCAGGAATGGACAAATGCTTGTTTGTGTTTGGGATTCTGATGACAAATAGAAGCTTTGTGTCGgtctccttcttctggctGATTTGTCTGTTTTCGTGCTTCAAGATATTGTCcattcttttcctttcgATGAAAGCAGCCTTGTGCTTCATGGCTAACTTCTCCGCTCGAAGGAACTTGTCCTTTTGCACAAGggcttttttcttctgcttctccttctcgaGCCTGAGCTTCTCCTGCCTCTGGATTCTCTTCCTGTCCGCAtcctttctctttttgaggAGAACCTCCGGGTTACTATTGAGAATAGCCATTATGTgtgctttgaagagatgaaGCGGTTTGGAAAATTATCTGTGCGATGAGCCTGTGTAGGTGCGATGcgtggctgcgaaatgggGGACGGGATCTGAGGATGAGAATTCTGAAAATACCTGGATAAAGAATACTCAGGCCAAAGAAAATAGGCTGAGAAAGTGGAATGAACAAACTAAGCATAAAATTGCCTGTTTGACTGAGCGTCAGTTTTGAAAGTAGTCTGTTTATTACTGCCTTCACTCAGTGAGGCAGCCGTAGTAACATTGAAGGGAGGGCTGTATCACAATTGATTATGTTGAGGTAGCCTCCTTTCCTTCCATCTTGGATAATGATACCGATCcgttttctcttctcgtGGTCTCTTCTCGTGGGCTCAACAGTCGTTTCTGAAAATGGAAGACCTTAGTATCGCATCGCGCTAGATTCCACCATCAgtgatttcgcagccattgaaggTGGAAGAAATACCTGTCATTCCAATGGGAACAGAAACCCAGTTCGCTGTTCCTCTGACATCTCTACATTTGTGTCATCCAATCCATTTCTCAGACGTTGTGGTCATTCAAACACACCGAGGCACTCAAGTCGAGGTAC
This window encodes:
- the LEU2 gene encoding 3-isopropylmalate dehydrogenase, giving the protein MVQKNIVLLPGDHVGTEVVNEAVKVLKAIEEATSQDIKFNFSTHLIGGAAIDKTGVPLPDEALEAAKKSDAVLLGAVGGPKWGTGAVRPEQGLLKIRKELGLYANLRPCNFASDSLLDLSPLKASVVKGTNFTVVRELVGGIYFGERQEQEESADGQSAWDTEKYSVSEVERITRMAAFMALQHNPPLPIWSLDKANVLASSRLWRKTVDKVMSEEFPQLTINHQLIDSAAMILVQSPTKLNGVVITSNMFGDIISDEASVIPGSLGLLPSASLASLPDTNKAFGLYEPCHGSAPDLPENKVNPVATILSAAMMLRLSLDCLREAEALEKAVRNVLDSGIRTADLKGSSSTQEVGDAIAAEVKKLLQK
- the SPL1 gene encoding cysteine desulfurase, with the translated sequence MLSNIRRSRLALKAVRSLSTSVPARSTARSLATAVPTPPEVAVAPEGSSISLKSATRDDSKFGTRPIYLDVQATTPTDPRVLDKMLQFYTGLYGNPHSSTHAYGWETEKEVEKARSHVAELINADPKEIIFTSGATESNNMCIKGVPRFYKKTKKHIITTQTEHKCVLDSARHMQDEGFEVTYLPVNNEGLINLEDLKKAIRKDTALVSVMAVNNEIGVIQPLKEIGKICRENKVFFHTDAVQAYGKIPIDVNEMNIDMLSISSHKIYGPKGIGACYVRRRPRVRLDPIITGGGQERGLRSGTLAPPLVCGFGEAARLMKKDMAYDQAYIKRLSEKLKKGLLSIPETQFNGVLSDPSKQYAGCVNVSFAYIEGESLLMALKDIALSSGSACTSASLEPSYVLHALGADDALAHSSIRFGIGRFTTEAEIDYVVRAINERVDFLRKMSPLWEMVQEGIDLNTIEWSGH
- the DCC1 gene encoding Dcc1p — protein: MSFNVYCQTSKRKDYTYKLVELSDDLVDYIKKGKGSLSFKSPKSIDNHLVLCTDDETYTVRQQNHSNTTILMNDAHVNKLKQKFETTDSSLVGIEQLSYTYELTKSSGYIDTAGIAKYPGGDVKSSKNIDQVKADSPVDAAHFEKQWYGLCGSTIDGYAVLLETDFITDALYTLISILLSLSKANEEYDLQQVASKCESQNTKLTKEIVATLSHRFGEETSPSRFKLNQNKCAWWFGVETMKKASPSLLTEKEFMLKWKSSLPPFFSASLDLSFLRGNFCRPQSDKIRYLNPEMLSKDLHARIKELFQMVKEWDYEEFLSFIDSFIPATKKKDSVIVKFARKKRVGKNKFVVCPR
- the RPL7 gene encoding Rpl7p, whose translation is MAILNSNPEVLLKKRKDADRKRIQRQEKLRLEKEKQKKKALVQKDKFLRAEKLAMKHKAAFIERKRMDNILKHENRQISQKKETDTKLLFVIRIPNTNKHLSIPEKARAVFQVLRLTEENMGVFVKATPTIMPVLKLVSPYIVVGKPSLASVRQLFQKRAEVPDSESETGFTKLDNNQIVEDKFGDDLGFICVEDLVHEIYSLGDNFKEVNQWIAPFKLVAPVQGWSPRARLEKIQYERDMSKPVTLAGHVSLEEIDIDKHIEELN